The genomic segment AAGCCTTGACCGCTGCGGTTGCAAAGCGCGATGCCCATGTCCGCTCTATTGTGACCGAGGTCCAAGTGCCAAGCCCCTCACCCGGCACTTCTAATGTGCCGCTCATTTCCGAGCAGGTATTTCCCGTGTTGTTCCACGCCCAGGCGCGGGGAGGGATGGCCCTTTGCCCCAAAATAATGAAGGAGTCGTTTCAATCGCTCCAGCTCGCCACGGCGCTAGGTGCAGCCAAGCAGTACAATCGCCCTTTGTGGCTGTGCGCCGATTTATGGGGACCGGATGCCGGCGAATGGCCGATTCGCACCCCGGGCTTTCCCGGCCATTCGCCAGCGGAGTTCGCCTCCGCACTCAGAATGGGTTATTTAATGAGTCCTACCCATTTATTTGTTGAAAATGTTGATGCGCTGATGCGATTCGACGGACACAGCTTTCAGCAAACTGCGTTTGGAGACGTCTGGCAGCAGTTCAGGCAGGAATTTGTCGCTGCCCACCCGCTGCCTTACAGCCACATGGATGCCAGTGCCGACATCGCCTTCATTCACTCCGACGACAGCAACTATGGCCAAAATGAGCGGCCCTTCGGCAGCTTGGCTGCTGCCATGCCGCAGGAAAGCCAGAGCATTTTTCACGTATGGCATTTGCTCAGCCACCGCACCATTCCGGCACATGGCAGCTGTATGCACATTCCCGGCTATACGTTCCCGCGCCATCGCTTGAAGGCCTCCATCGCTGAAGAGCGCTTCCCGCTATGGAAGGGAGCGCAGCTTCCACCAGCACCAGCAGCAGCCGCTGCAAACAGGGATGGAACCGCAGCGGTTCATCCATTATTTTTCCCGCTCAACAATGTGCTCGTTTACGATGAATTCGCGGCCGAGCCGCAGCTTGCCGGCGCCAAGCTCATTATCGCAGCTGGAAGCTCGCTGTCATCCGGCACGCTTCGCGCCATGAGGCGGCGCGCCGAGCACGCAGGCGCGGTCGTCCTTGTTGCGTTGTGGCTGCTGCCCGAAGCGTGGAAGCAGCGCTGCATCTTCCCCGGCGGCGGCGCTTGGCTCCCGACGGCTGACTTTCTCAGCGACGAAACGGCGGAGCTCGCCCGCCCGTTTCTTGGACGGCCCGATTGCTGGGTTCAGCGCTTCGGGAATAAGGAGGTTCATTTTCACAAAGGGGATCACGGCGGATTTACACTGGATTTCGAGCTTAATGGGTAGCGCAAAGCAGCTTGAAAGCATGCTGTGGATGGGATTTGCTATTGAGAAGCGGGGTTATTTTGACTATAATAAACGGTAATTCAATATAAAAGGAGGTCGGTATGGATGGCAATTAGAGATTGCCGGATTGGCACAGCCCACTGCGGAGCAGGTTTTGGAAGCGATACTTTGCATGGGCGCACTCATAACGGATACGTTATCGCCTAGCCACGCTTATGTCGTTTCTAATACTTGGCTTTGCACCTTATTTTCTGCACGATCAAAACAAATAAGGGGCTGAACCTAAATGAATAAACCATTTATTAGAAACCATCAATATAATGTGATTAAAAAACAAGCCGGCATTTTGCAGCATGCGCTCGGCACAGTTGCCGACCGTAAAATTTTGGAGTCCGTTAAATATACGACCGAATCTAAAATTTTGGAGATGTTCCCAGACGCAGCCGCCGAGCACAAGCAAATGCTTGAAGCCGTCTCGACGCTGCAGACGAAAGAGGATTTTGCCAAGTATTTGCGGGAATTGGAAGCCTATTTAACGGAGTTTCCGGCCATTACGGCCAAGCAAATCCAGAAGCTTTTTCCCAAAAATAAAAAGCTCAAGCTGCCCGATCTAGCCGCTATCGACTATCGCTATGTCACTTATTTAAGCTGGATCGATATTGCGAGCAACAAGCTGTTTATCGTTTATCCGGCAAATGGCCAGTTCGTTGGCGTCGAAGGACGCTACAACCCGACGAACAAGAAAAACTATTGCTTTGTGTGCAATCGGTTTGAGGAGCTTGCTTTATTTTCAGCCATAACGAAAAAAAGGCCTGCAGGCGCATCCCCCGACTACTACAAAGCTGTTGGTAACTACATGTGCGCCAACAGCCATGACTGCAACAACAATATTACCGATACGACCGCACTTGAAAAATTTATTGAGGCGGTAGTTGGGTAAATAGCGGAATGGTGCTGCGCTGTTTGACATGAACACAGCAGACAGTGTCCGGCCATGTAACGGCTTCAAAGCGCGTACCGATGCTCAATCGGTACGCGCTTTTTGTATGAAAGCGGAATAGTAAAAGCCGCTGACGGTGAATACCTATACAGGCATCCTGTCAGCGGCCGATGTGATTATTTTAAAAACAGTTCAATAACCGGAACGGTGACGTTCGGTTTTTTCACTGGCAGCTCCAATGTAAGCGTATCGGCAGCCCGCCCTTCGTTAAAGGCGCCTGCCTCCATCGTCATTTCCTGCTCGCCCTGGACCATCCGGATTTCAGAAGCATCATGGAGCAGCTGGGCATAGGCGATTTTGCCCGAGAAGCCGTATAGGTGCAAATGCTTGAACGGCCAGCTGAAAATATGCAAATACAGCCGATTCGTCGATGGGTTATACGTAAAACGGCAATCCTGCGGGCTGGCATATTCCTCCGGCGCTGCCGTACAGCCATAGATGGAACGGTTGTGCCGCCGCATCCAGGCGCCAATTCCCTTCAAGCGCTCCACCGCGCGTTCATCGAATTCGCCTCGCCCTGTCGGCCCGACATTCAGCAGCAAATTGCCGCCTTTGCTTACCGTATCAATCATCATTTGCACGAGCATATCGATGCTTTTCCACGATTCCTCGTCGCGGTAATAGCCCCATGAGCCGCTGAACGTATGGCATGCTTCCCAGACGACACGCTGCCCGTTCACTTTAATCCACTCCCGCGGCTGATACTGCTCCGGCGTCGTAATATCTCCCGCTATTTGCAGGCGGTCATTGAGCATAATATTCGGCTGCAGCTCGCGAATCATGCGCACTAGCCGCTCGCTTTGCCATGCCTCCTTGCCTTTGCCCTCAAAGCCCGCTTCGGCGGCAATGGAGAAGTCGTAGAACAGCACATCGATGTTGCCATATTCGGTGAGCAGCTCCCTCGTCTGGCCGAACAGAAACTCGACATATTTGGCAAAATCCCGCTCCTTGCTTTGTTCCAGAAACGCCTCATTATAGCGCAGCGGATGCTTCACATCGACCGTATAATGCGGGTGATGCCAGTCGAGCAGCGAATAATACAAGCCCGTGCGAATGTCGCGCTCGCGAAAAGCATCCAGCATCGGCCGCAGCAAATCCCGCTTGGCCGGACTATTCACCGCATGATAAGCCGTCAGCTTCGAGTCCCACAGGCAGAAGCCTTCATGATGCTTGGCGGTGACGACCATATATTTCATGCCCGCTTCCGCGGCAAGATCAGCCCATAGCTCCGGGTCATATAAATCCGGATCAAAATGCTTGAAATATTTTTCATATTGCTCATTGCTGAGAAACTCTCTGGACCGCATCCACTCATGCCTCGCGCCAAGCGCATATAGCCCCCAGTGGATGTACATGCCGAAGCGGTCATGGGTGAACCACTTTGCGCGCTGTGCGCTGTCAAGCTCTGTTTGTGAAGGCACACCCTCGCTTGCTCGTATTCCTTCTATGTTCTCCGTTCCCTTCGCCATCTTCTTACGCTCCTCCCTTAGCCGCTTATATGCCTTGTTCGCAAGCCCTGCTTGCTGTCTCTTCTTTTCACTAGCGGCTATATCGCCTGCTTCGCCACTCTGCGGAATTCCCGCGGCGAAACCTCGCTGTATTGCTTGAAATGCTTATTGAAGTAATGAATGGAATTGTAGCCGCACTCAAAGGCAATGTCCGTAATCGATTTGCTCGTCGTCTTCAGCAGATGCATCGCAATTTGCAGGCGCAGCCGATGAATAAATTGATTAGGCGTGACGCCGACCGCCTGCTTGAAATGAGTATAAAAATACGTTTTTCCCCGGCCATACAATTCAATTAAATCCCGGACATCAATGTCCTCGGTAATGTGGCGCAAAATATGCTCCACTGCCGACACGACGCCTTCGTCCACCTCCACCTGCTCGCCTTCCCCAGCCGAGCAGGCAACCGCATAACGAAACACATGAACCAAAATATCGATAAACCGCATCAATTGCGCGGCCTCCCAGCCCGGCTCCTTCCTCACCTGCTCCTCATAGGCGGCCTTGGCAGCAGCCTGAATGCCCTTGGCATAGGCAGAGCTGGCCGGAATAAGCGGACAAGCACCCTCGGTATAAAACGGATACAGCAGGCGATAGCCATTGGGAATCATTCGAACGATGGAGGGCGAGAACAGCACCATAATCCATTCAATCGGCTTGTCTGCCTCCTGCGCCAAATTATAGTGCGGGGCATAGGGCCGAAACAGAAACACATCCCCGGCTTCACCGGTGTATTCCCGATCCAAAAGCTGAAAGCGGGACTTGTTATGCAGCAGCACATTGATTTCGAGAAAATCATGCATATGCAGCTCATGCTCGACGAGACTATCGATGCGGCGCTCGATTTTCAGTTCCTTTTCCAGCCTCAGATCATGGAAAAACATCGCGCTTCCTCCCTTCGTCTCTTTTTGCCCTTTTTAGCCTGCTTGCCTCCTCTATCTGCAAACGAGCCATGGCACAGCTTATATCAGCCTTTTACCGAGCCGGAGGTCATGCCGGAAATGATATATTTTTGACCGAGCAAATAGATGATGATGACCGGCAAAGTTGTCAGCACAATATCAGCGGAAACGAGATTCCAATTCACCGAAAAACGGCCAAAGAAATTATAAACGGCAAGCGTCATCGGCCACATATTCGAGTCATTCAAATAATAGAGCGGCAGGACAAAATCATTCCACGCGCCCATAAAATTCAAGATGCCGACCGTAACAATAACCGGCGTCAGCAGCGGAGCTACGATGGAGTAAAACAGGCGCAGCGGCGAGCAGCCATCTACAATGCCCGCTTCATCCAGCTCTCTTGGCACCGAGCCAACGAAGCCATAAATAAGAAAGACGCTGAAGGGAATCGACATGACGGCAAGCAAAATGACCATGCCCAGCTGCGTATTAATCAAATGGGTGAACTGCATCACCTTCGTTAATGTCACAAAATTAATCGGCATCGCAATGCCCAAAATAACGAAGAAATACATAAACCGGTTCAACCGCGACTGATTGCGGGCAAAAATATAAGCGGCAATCGCAGCGAGCGCGATGCCCAGCACCGTTGAACCGACCGCATACAGCAGGCTGTTCAAAAAAGATTGCAGCAGCTTGCCCTGCTCCACAACGATGGCGTAATTGCTCCAATGCAGCGCCTTCGGCAGCGCAATGCTCATGGAGCTTGCGCCCATCTGATCTTTCAGCGAGTTGACAATGATCAAATACAGCGGGAGAAAAGTTACTAGGCTGAGCAGCCAAGCGATGCCGTTGCGTGCCAGCTTTTGAATGAATTTCGGGGTCATTGGTCACGCCCCTCCTCTCTGGCCATTAGGCGGATGACAAAATAACCGACAATCGTCATGAATAGAAAGAGCAGCGAGGACAGCGCGGTGCCAACCCCATAACGGCCCATCGAAAATTCTTTAAAAATCGCTGTATAAAGCACATCTGTTGCATAGCCCGGCCCGCCGTTCGTCAAAACATAAACCGCCTCGAATACTTTCAGGCCATGCAGCAAGTTCAGCACCGTCGTCACGACAAGCGCCGGCATGAGCAGCGGGAGTGTCACATACTTGAATTTATGCCAGCTGTTCGCCCCGTCGATTTCGGCTGCTTCATAATAGCTTCGCGATATCGACTGCAAGCCCGCCAGCAAAATAATCATAATGTAGCCGGCGCCCTTCCACGTATCGACGCCGATAATCGATTTGAACGCCCAATTGGCGTCAACGAGCCATTTTTGCGCCATAAAATCCAGCCCCATCCATCTGAGCGCTTCATTCAGCAGCCCCGTCGCCGGATTCAAAATCGATTTAAAAATCAGGCCGACGACGAGCATCGGCACGATCGATGGCATAAAAATCATGACCCGATGAAAGCCTTTAAGCTTGATGCCTTCATTCAGGATAAGGGCGAACAGCAGGCCAATTGCCGTTTTTAAAATAACGGTCGATGCCGTAAAATTCAACGTATTGATAATGTAGCTGACATAATTTTCACCGGACGAAAACAGCGTCTTGAAATTGTCCAATCCGATGAAGGTAATCGTATCCGAGTAGCTGTTCCAATCCGTCAGCGAATAATAGAAGCCCATCAGCCCGGGCACGACGAAAAAGATAAAATAAACGCCGACTGTGCCCAAGGCAAAGTAAAACGGATAAATTTTATTTCTCATGCAGCATTCATCTCCACTCACTCGTTTGTCGTCTATAGCGGTGGCAGCCGCCTTTTATTTAGCCCATGCCGGATCTTTCGCCACAACCGCCATATCGGCACGGCGCTTGTCGATGCTTTTCAGCATATCCTCCGGCTGTATCGCGTTGCCCAGCATCGCAACCAAATCTTTGCCCATATCCATCCACTGCGGATTGACATAGTTCACGTAATCCTGAATATCCGTGCCTTTTTTCGTATATGTCGCCATCAGCTTCTTCTGCTCTTCATTGTATTTGTCTTTCAGCCCTGGGAAGTTTAGATTGGAAATCGTCGAATCATTGTCAAGCATATACTGCAAGTTTTCCGGCTGCGCCAAATACGCCAGGTACTGCTTCGCTTCTTCAATATGCTTCGAGCCGGAATAAATAAATTTGCTTGGGCCGCCTGGATTGATGTAATAAATTTGATTGTCCGCGAGCGGAATGACGAAATAACCGAATTGATCCGCTTTGACATTAGGGTCTGCCTTCTCGATATCGTTGACGATGCTTTGGGCCGCAAGGGTCATTGCATATTTGCCGCTCGCCATCTTCACAGCCGAATCCGCCCCTGTATCGGAAAAAGCGTTGTCGCCCATAAAACCAAGGTCATACATTTCCTTAAACTGCGTTAGAGCCAGCTTCATCGTCGGATCGTCCACAAACTTCTTCTTATTCGCATTCAAATCATCGTATAAGCCCGGCGTTACCTCATCGTAGCGCGGTCCCGGCTCGGCGAACCACAGGACATGATGCCAGCCATCGGCAATCGGCTCATACAGTGGGGTAATGCCAGCATCCAGCAGCGTCTGGGACAATGCCTTGAACTCCTCGTACGTTTTTGGAATGGTGAGGCCATGCTGTTCAAAAATCTTTTTATTGTACGCAATAACGAAGCTGCTGCCCGTATCCCAAATCGTCTGGGCGTATACTTTGCCGTTCAGCGTCAACTGCTCAATGCTGAGCGGGTCCTCGCGCTTCACCCACTCTTCTCCGCTTAAATCAACAGCATTTTTCTCGACATTATAATTGAGGCTGATTTCGCTTTTGCCGCTTTGCCCGCCAAACAAGTCGGTAGCCTCGCCAGCGTTCAGCTTTGTTTTGAGCACATTGAAATATTGATCGGAAGGAACAATTTGATAATCGATTCGAATGCCGGTCTCGGCTTCAAATTTTTTGGCGAGCTGCATTTCCGCGTCCTTTATCCAGCCTTGGCTGGCCAAGTAGGTAAGCGTAATATTTTGCTTCGCCCCTCCTGTTCCGCCTGTGCCGCTATTCGCGCTGCCTGCCGGGGATGATGCATTTGCACCGGATCCCGTATTTCCGCCTCCACAGCCCGCAACTATAATCGCAACCAAAGCAATAACCGTTAACAGCCACATCGATTTTTTCATCATATCGCTCCCCTTTAATGTTGAATGCTCAGCTGTATGCGTTTTCATTTCCTGCTTCCCCATTATAGAATTCCGATTTTTGATGTGCCATGGATAAAACGGGGGCGTTTTATGCACTTATTTTACCACTCGCCAAATAATTATGAAGCGCTTACAAAAAATCTTTGACAAAATGCCCGCCTAGCAGCAAAATGAAAGCAACAACGGTGCGCGTGAATGGCTGGAGGTAGTAATGCTTACTAAATTCAAAACGATTCAAGCTGTTCTGTTCTCCACCTACTCTCTTATTATTTTCATCGTGTTTACAGTACTAGTCGTATGGCTTTGCCTTTGGTCCTCTAATCTGCTCAAGCAAAACGCAACCGATTCGCTTTCCAGCATGGGCCGCTCGATGCAAGAGCATATTGATTCGGAAATTCAAAAAATGAATGATGTTTCGCTCAATGTGATGTACTCCAATTTGGTCAAAAATCATTTCAAGCGTTACACCTCGGAGCTGCCCGATCAAACACAGACGGGAGATGGCAGGGATACCGATAGGGAAAGCGATAAACAACAGTTAGGCCTTTCCGGCGGCATGGGCAGCGGATCGTTTCAGAGCGTCTCTAAAAGCCAATCGGTTGAAAATGCCAAGGCGCTGGCTGAAATTTTGACTGCGGCTATCGGCCCTTCCCGTCCGGTGGAGCAGCTGTATTTGTATGATTTTAAAAACAAAATGTATGGCAATGGCTTTGACAATGGCGAACGCACCTACGATCCAGCGACCAAGCCTTGGTTCAAAGCGGTTGTAGCGATGCAAAATGGCAAAATTATCACGCTGCCCGTACCCGATGATGAAATGTCCCGCTATATTTCATCTAGCGACATGCAATATTCAGTCTCGCTGTTCCGCCAGTTTTATGATAATTACAATGATCCAACCGGCATAGTTGAAGTGAAGCAATATTACAATCGGATTTTCAGCAGCATCCTTGCTTTTACGGGGGATAATCCTTATGGGGCGCAGGTGCTCGTATACAATGACAATGGCGATATCATTTATCCCCTGCAGGCGGATAAGCAGCACTTTGCGGCTTACGCCAGCTTGACGGCTGGCCAAAGCCT from the Paenibacillus sp. BIHB 4019 genome contains:
- a CDS encoding carbohydrate ABC transporter permease; its protein translation is MTPKFIQKLARNGIAWLLSLVTFLPLYLIIVNSLKDQMGASSMSIALPKALHWSNYAIVVEQGKLLQSFLNSLLYAVGSTVLGIALAAIAAYIFARNQSRLNRFMYFFVILGIAMPINFVTLTKVMQFTHLINTQLGMVILLAVMSIPFSVFLIYGFVGSVPRELDEAGIVDGCSPLRLFYSIVAPLLTPVIVTVGILNFMGAWNDFVLPLYYLNDSNMWPMTLAVYNFFGRFSVNWNLVSADIVLTTLPVIIIYLLGQKYIISGMTSGSVKG
- a CDS encoding FusB/FusC family EF-G-binding protein codes for the protein MNKPFIRNHQYNVIKKQAGILQHALGTVADRKILESVKYTTESKILEMFPDAAAEHKQMLEAVSTLQTKEDFAKYLRELEAYLTEFPAITAKQIQKLFPKNKKLKLPDLAAIDYRYVTYLSWIDIASNKLFIVYPANGQFVGVEGRYNPTNKKNYCFVCNRFEELALFSAITKKRPAGASPDYYKAVGNYMCANSHDCNNNITDTTALEKFIEAVVG
- a CDS encoding AraC family transcriptional regulator, which produces MFFHDLRLEKELKIERRIDSLVEHELHMHDFLEINVLLHNKSRFQLLDREYTGEAGDVFLFRPYAPHYNLAQEADKPIEWIMVLFSPSIVRMIPNGYRLLYPFYTEGACPLIPASSAYAKGIQAAAKAAYEEQVRKEPGWEAAQLMRFIDILVHVFRYAVACSAGEGEQVEVDEGVVSAVEHILRHITEDIDVRDLIELYGRGKTYFYTHFKQAVGVTPNQFIHRLRLQIAMHLLKTTSKSITDIAFECGYNSIHYFNKHFKQYSEVSPREFRRVAKQAI
- a CDS encoding sugar ABC transporter permease, producing the protein MRNKIYPFYFALGTVGVYFIFFVVPGLMGFYYSLTDWNSYSDTITFIGLDNFKTLFSSGENYVSYIINTLNFTASTVILKTAIGLLFALILNEGIKLKGFHRVMIFMPSIVPMLVVGLIFKSILNPATGLLNEALRWMGLDFMAQKWLVDANWAFKSIIGVDTWKGAGYIMIILLAGLQSISRSYYEAAEIDGANSWHKFKYVTLPLLMPALVVTTVLNLLHGLKVFEAVYVLTNGGPGYATDVLYTAIFKEFSMGRYGVGTALSSLLFLFMTIVGYFVIRLMAREEGRDQ
- a CDS encoding alpha-L-fucosidase, coding for MAKGTENIEGIRASEGVPSQTELDSAQRAKWFTHDRFGMYIHWGLYALGARHEWMRSREFLSNEQYEKYFKHFDPDLYDPELWADLAAEAGMKYMVVTAKHHEGFCLWDSKLTAYHAVNSPAKRDLLRPMLDAFRERDIRTGLYYSLLDWHHPHYTVDVKHPLRYNEAFLEQSKERDFAKYVEFLFGQTRELLTEYGNIDVLFYDFSIAAEAGFEGKGKEAWQSERLVRMIRELQPNIMLNDRLQIAGDITTPEQYQPREWIKVNGQRVVWEACHTFSGSWGYYRDEESWKSIDMLVQMMIDTVSKGGNLLLNVGPTGRGEFDERAVERLKGIGAWMRRHNRSIYGCTAAPEEYASPQDCRFTYNPSTNRLYLHIFSWPFKHLHLYGFSGKIAYAQLLHDASEIRMVQGEQEMTMEAGAFNEGRAADTLTLELPVKKPNVTVPVIELFLK
- a CDS encoding ABC transporter substrate-binding protein gives rise to the protein MKTHTAEHSTLKGSDMMKKSMWLLTVIALVAIIVAGCGGGNTGSGANASSPAGSANSGTGGTGGAKQNITLTYLASQGWIKDAEMQLAKKFEAETGIRIDYQIVPSDQYFNVLKTKLNAGEATDLFGGQSGKSEISLNYNVEKNAVDLSGEEWVKREDPLSIEQLTLNGKVYAQTIWDTGSSFVIAYNKKIFEQHGLTIPKTYEEFKALSQTLLDAGITPLYEPIADGWHHVLWFAEPGPRYDEVTPGLYDDLNANKKKFVDDPTMKLALTQFKEMYDLGFMGDNAFSDTGADSAVKMASGKYAMTLAAQSIVNDIEKADPNVKADQFGYFVIPLADNQIYYINPGGPSKFIYSGSKHIEEAKQYLAYLAQPENLQYMLDNDSTISNLNFPGLKDKYNEEQKKLMATYTKKGTDIQDYVNYVNPQWMDMGKDLVAMLGNAIQPEDMLKSIDKRRADMAVVAKDPAWAK